One Paenibacillus sp. FSL W8-0186 genomic window carries:
- a CDS encoding xanthine phosphoribosyltransferase, with protein MKLLKDKVMAEGIVLSDQVLKVDSFLNHQMDPVLMKEVGAEFTRRFGDERITKVLTIESSGIAPAIMTSLELGVPMIFARKHKSLTLRDNILVEKVYSFTKKESNEITVSKKFLSSEDRVLIIDDFLANGEAAFGLARIVEQVGASVAGIGIVIEKSFQPGAGLLNKAGYRVESLVRIASLENGAVSFVD; from the coding sequence ATGAAGCTGCTCAAAGATAAGGTGATGGCGGAAGGGATCGTCCTGAGCGATCAGGTGCTGAAGGTGGATTCCTTTCTGAATCATCAGATGGATCCGGTGCTGATGAAAGAGGTTGGCGCCGAGTTTACACGGAGATTTGGCGATGAACGGATTACGAAGGTGCTGACGATTGAATCCTCGGGCATCGCGCCAGCGATCATGACATCTCTGGAACTGGGAGTGCCGATGATCTTTGCCCGCAAACATAAATCACTTACGCTGCGGGATAATATTCTGGTTGAGAAGGTCTACTCTTTTACGAAAAAAGAGAGCAACGAGATTACCGTGTCGAAGAAGTTTCTGAGCTCGGAGGACCGCGTGCTCATTATTGATGATTTCCTGGCTAATGGGGAGGCCGCCTTTGGCCTTGCCCGGATTGTGGAGCAGGTTGGCGCCAGCGTAGCTGGTATTGGCATCGTCATTGAGAAATCGTTCCAGCCTGGGGCAGGACTGCTCAATAAGGCCGGATACCGGGTTGAATCCCTGGTGCGCATCGCTTCATTGGAGAACGGTGCCGTTTCTTTTGTGGATTAA
- the map gene encoding type I methionyl aminopeptidase, whose amino-acid sequence MKINLKTKEEILKIREAGKILAECHGELASRIRPGMTTLEIDEWVEQYLAGRKATPEQKGYRGYPFATCASVNDVVCHGFPNHRQLQNGDIVTIDIVVNKNGWLADSAWSYRIGEVSVEADRLLTATHKALEKGIAQAVAGNRVGDISAAVQGVAREAGIGIVKPLIGHGIGRSMHEPPDVPNFGRAHTGPLLREGMVITVEPILTSGDTGAVLWDDDGWTIRTADGSLGGHYEHTIAITKGAPVILTSL is encoded by the coding sequence TTGAAAATCAACCTGAAGACGAAGGAAGAAATATTAAAAATCCGGGAAGCCGGCAAAATCCTTGCCGAGTGCCACGGCGAGCTTGCCAGCCGGATCCGCCCGGGAATGACGACGCTGGAAATCGACGAATGGGTGGAGCAGTACTTGGCTGGCAGAAAAGCAACGCCGGAGCAAAAGGGATACCGGGGGTACCCGTTTGCAACCTGTGCTTCGGTGAATGATGTTGTCTGCCATGGCTTCCCGAACCATCGCCAGCTCCAGAACGGCGATATCGTCACCATTGACATCGTCGTGAACAAGAATGGCTGGCTCGCCGATTCAGCCTGGTCTTACCGCATCGGAGAGGTTAGCGTAGAAGCTGACCGGCTGCTGACCGCCACGCATAAAGCCTTGGAGAAAGGCATCGCGCAGGCTGTGGCGGGCAACCGCGTGGGAGACATCAGCGCGGCGGTTCAAGGGGTGGCGAGAGAAGCAGGCATCGGCATCGTAAAGCCGCTGATCGGGCACGGCATTGGCCGGTCCATGCATGAGCCCCCGGATGTGCCGAACTTTGGGCGCGCCCATACCGGACCGCTCTTGCGGGAGGGGATGGTCATCACGGTAGAACCGATCCTGACCTCCGGCGACACGGGCGCCGTCCTGTGGGACGATGACGGGTGGACGATCCGTACGGCCGACGGAAGCTTGGGCGGGCATTACGAACATACGATAGCGATAACAAAAGGAGCTCCCGTCATCCTTACTTCTTTGTGA
- a CDS encoding nucleobase:cation symporter-2 family protein, with translation MEREAIFQRNRHPFKTLSLGIQHVLAMYAGAVIVPLIVGNALQLSHEQLTYLIAIDLLACGVATLLQVWGNRIFGIGLPVMLGCAFQAVSPMIAIGLTDGMGVSAIYGAIIASGLFVFLFSGLFGKLIALFPPVVTGSVVTIIGVTLIPVALTDLGGGNPGTNPEFGSPLNLSLGFGVLLFIILMNRFAKGFLRSISVLLGLIAGTIVSALAGGVNLKPLQEASWFHMPQMFYFGAPTFHASAILTMILVAIVSVAESTGVFMALGKIVDKDITSKDLARGYRAEGLAIVLGGLFNSFPYTTYSQNVGLIQMSRVKTRDVIVVAGSLLVLIGFVPKIAALTQLVPASVLGGAMIALFGLVLSSGVRMLGDQVDLNRHENLLIIACSVGMGLGVTVVPEIFQRVPDWLRILVDNGIVAGSFTAIVLNLLFNGFRGHQAKSAPTPGQQPTAADEAASASAL, from the coding sequence ATGGAGCGGGAAGCCATTTTTCAAAGAAATAGACATCCATTCAAAACCTTATCGCTAGGCATTCAGCATGTGCTGGCGATGTATGCGGGCGCGGTTATCGTGCCGCTGATTGTCGGCAATGCGCTGCAGCTCAGCCATGAACAGCTTACGTATTTGATCGCTATCGATCTTCTGGCCTGCGGCGTAGCTACGCTTCTCCAGGTGTGGGGCAACCGCATCTTCGGGATCGGGCTGCCGGTTATGCTAGGCTGTGCGTTTCAGGCCGTGTCGCCGATGATCGCCATCGGTTTGACCGACGGGATGGGCGTATCGGCCATCTATGGGGCGATTATCGCTTCCGGGCTGTTCGTGTTCCTGTTTTCCGGATTGTTCGGTAAATTGATAGCCTTGTTCCCTCCAGTGGTTACAGGCTCCGTGGTGACGATTATCGGGGTGACCTTGATTCCGGTAGCATTGACGGACCTGGGAGGCGGCAATCCGGGGACGAATCCCGAATTCGGAAGCCCCTTGAACCTGTCGCTGGGCTTTGGCGTGCTGCTATTCATTATTCTGATGAACCGCTTTGCCAAAGGGTTTCTGCGTTCTATTTCCGTCCTGCTCGGCCTCATTGCCGGCACGATTGTCTCCGCGCTTGCGGGCGGTGTGAATCTCAAGCCGCTTCAAGAAGCGAGCTGGTTCCATATGCCCCAAATGTTCTATTTCGGGGCGCCGACATTTCACGCGTCAGCCATTCTGACGATGATTCTGGTTGCAATCGTTAGCGTTGCCGAATCGACCGGCGTATTTATGGCGCTTGGCAAAATCGTGGATAAGGATATTACATCGAAGGATTTGGCCCGCGGTTACCGGGCCGAGGGATTGGCGATCGTTCTGGGCGGATTGTTCAACTCCTTCCCATACACGACATATTCCCAGAACGTTGGACTGATTCAAATGAGCCGGGTCAAAACGCGCGATGTGATCGTCGTTGCCGGCAGCTTGCTCGTGTTGATCGGCTTCGTGCCGAAAATCGCCGCGCTGACCCAGCTTGTCCCGGCTTCCGTCCTCGGCGGAGCGATGATCGCCCTGTTTGGACTGGTACTGTCCTCGGGCGTACGCATGCTGGGGGATCAGGTAGATCTTAACCGTCATGAGAACCTGCTCATCATCGCCTGTTCAGTAGGCATGGGTCTCGGCGTTACCGTCGTGCCGGAAATTTTCCAGCGCGTGCCGGACTGGCTTCGCATTCTTGTTGACAACGGTATTGTTGCCGGCAGCTTCACCGCCATCGTGCTGAATCTGTTGTTTAACGGCTTCCGGGGGCATCAAGCCAAATCGGCACCTACACCAGGACAGCAGCCGACGGCGGCTGATGAAGCAGCTTCCGCGTCGGCACTATAA
- a CDS encoding GTP pyrophosphokinase family protein codes for MYQWEIGDDQLRKLEEWKKLPTLYQLALDELKNKIKLIQTEWKILNGYSPIEHIKTRIKEPKSILDKLERKGLEMTVDNMVNKIHDIAGMRIVFSFVKDIYKLLDHLRHRDDLTIIEIKDYIAKPKPNGYQSLHVIVAVPLTLFEGQRWMKVEIQMRTLAMDFWASMEHILFYKYDKQVPPHVVQELTEAAKAADALDKKMHGLRREIMGAAEASLPEPGISRDI; via the coding sequence TTGTATCAATGGGAAATCGGAGACGACCAGCTGCGCAAGCTGGAGGAGTGGAAGAAGCTTCCTACGCTGTATCAGCTCGCACTGGATGAATTGAAGAACAAGATCAAGCTGATTCAGACCGAGTGGAAAATTTTGAACGGGTACAGCCCGATCGAACATATCAAGACGCGGATCAAGGAACCGAAGAGCATACTCGACAAGCTGGAACGCAAGGGTCTCGAAATGACCGTTGATAATATGGTGAACAAAATTCACGATATCGCCGGCATGCGTATCGTCTTTTCGTTCGTGAAGGACATTTACAAGCTGCTGGATCATCTGCGCCATCGCGACGATCTTACGATCATTGAGATCAAGGACTATATCGCTAAGCCAAAGCCGAACGGGTACCAGAGCCTCCATGTGATCGTTGCTGTACCGCTAACGCTGTTCGAGGGACAGCGCTGGATGAAGGTGGAGATTCAAATGCGCACGCTGGCTATGGATTTCTGGGCCAGCATGGAGCATATTCTGTTCTACAAATATGACAAGCAGGTGCCGCCGCACGTCGTTCAAGAGCTGACGGAAGCGGCCAAAGCCGCCGATGCGCTCGACAAGAAGATGCACGGCCTGCGAAGAGAGATCATGGGCGCCGCCGAAGCGTCTCTTCCCGAGCCCGGGATAAGCCGGGATATATAA
- a CDS encoding PadR family transcriptional regulator, whose product MTTYSQMLKGILEGCILALMERKEVYGYELTTLLEQSGLSFVSEGSIYPLLLRMQKEGLICGELRQDGVSGGPPRKYYRLTDEGVQSLRQFRKSWDGLRQSVDHVLTKGAGGHED is encoded by the coding sequence ATGACGACCTACAGCCAAATGCTAAAGGGCATTCTAGAGGGCTGCATATTGGCCTTGATGGAGAGAAAAGAGGTTTATGGGTATGAGCTTACGACATTGCTGGAGCAATCGGGCTTGTCGTTTGTTAGTGAAGGGAGCATCTACCCGCTGCTGCTGCGGATGCAGAAGGAAGGGCTGATCTGCGGTGAGTTACGGCAGGACGGGGTGTCCGGCGGACCGCCCCGGAAATATTACCGATTAACGGATGAAGGCGTGCAGTCGCTGCGGCAGTTTCGGAAATCCTGGGATGGGCTGCGGCAAAGCGTGGATCACGTACTGACGAAAGGAGCTGGCGGACATGAAGATTAA
- a CDS encoding serine hydrolase: protein MQSISSITAPSAKAHTAGLHCTPPAPSKEAASLFRAADEEIIQRFPKMHSFIVARQDAVLTERYYNGFESNDLHDLRSATKSILSLLLGVASYRGDLPQLDEPIAAHLRKYADRTLDPLWEQLTLRHLLTMTSGFHWKTGVKMGEALIHRLHQSRNWTKYIMHLPIEQHKIGTFQYCSVDSHLLSVLLTEWTGLSAAEYAGKYLFGPLGIENVSWSASPEGHSMGHIGLHLTARDMAKIGLLCLQGGVWEHERLLSAEWLTRSMTPLAPESPGYGRYGYHWWTTKANGIPFAYAHGHGGQQINVIPSLDAVVVFTAASDLNRWKNPRPLLEKFIMPALKHS from the coding sequence ATGCAGTCCATCAGCAGCATTACCGCTCCTTCTGCCAAGGCTCACACCGCTGGCTTACACTGCACTCCCCCTGCTCCAAGCAAGGAGGCTGCCAGCCTGTTTCGTGCCGCGGACGAAGAAATCATCCAACGGTTCCCTAAAATGCACAGCTTCATCGTAGCCCGGCAGGATGCCGTGCTCACCGAGCGTTATTATAACGGATTTGAGTCGAACGACCTTCATGATTTAAGGTCGGCCACCAAGTCGATCCTTTCCCTTCTGCTAGGCGTTGCCAGCTACCGGGGAGACCTTCCGCAGCTCGATGAACCCATCGCTGCACATTTGCGGAAATACGCTGACCGGACGCTGGATCCGCTCTGGGAACAACTAACCTTGCGTCATTTGCTCACAATGACCTCTGGATTTCATTGGAAAACCGGTGTTAAAATGGGAGAAGCGCTCATCCATCGCTTGCACCAGAGCCGAAATTGGACAAAATACATTATGCATCTCCCTATCGAGCAGCATAAAATCGGGACCTTTCAATACTGTAGTGTAGATAGCCATCTTCTCTCCGTATTGCTGACGGAATGGACAGGGCTGAGCGCGGCGGAGTATGCCGGGAAATATTTGTTCGGTCCGCTCGGCATTGAAAATGTTTCGTGGAGCGCCAGTCCCGAAGGCCATTCGATGGGTCATATCGGACTTCATTTAACGGCACGGGACATGGCGAAGATCGGCCTGCTCTGCCTGCAGGGCGGCGTATGGGAGCACGAGCGGCTTCTCTCTGCCGAGTGGCTGACTCGCTCAATGACTCCTTTAGCCCCAGAGAGTCCCGGCTATGGCCGTTATGGCTATCATTGGTGGACGACCAAAGCAAACGGGATTCCATTCGCCTATGCCCATGGGCATGGAGGACAGCAAATCAATGTGATCCCTTCGCTCGATGCCGTTGTCGTATTTACGGCGGCCAGCGATCTGAACCGCTGGAAGAACCCCAGGCCGCTGCTGGAAAAGTTCATTATGCCTGCATTGAAGCACAGCTAA
- a CDS encoding DUF1129 family protein, whose product MKINQMAEENNRLRAQMTPENEAYFDNMVVYLRSSRVDQAEAEELLLETAQHMLEAQRHGKTAAEVFGEDPEQYFRELLEHLPKRSLREAISEYAMIPWIALTWMFAVQALFGFIAMGFGNKTGAFNRISLFSVLMLVFASIAVIELVLRVLKRDSVKPVGKGRGFSLKIAAIYGVYLAAVILAAVYLHDKLPVIEAAPWVSLGLFIVGLLGQKFIFMRNNS is encoded by the coding sequence ATGAAGATTAATCAGATGGCAGAGGAGAATAACCGGCTGAGAGCGCAAATGACACCAGAGAATGAGGCGTATTTTGATAATATGGTTGTTTATTTACGCTCAAGCCGAGTCGATCAGGCTGAGGCAGAAGAGCTGCTTCTAGAGACGGCTCAGCACATGCTCGAGGCCCAGCGGCATGGGAAGACTGCTGCGGAGGTATTTGGAGAGGATCCGGAGCAGTACTTCCGAGAGCTGCTGGAACATTTGCCTAAGAGAAGCCTGCGGGAGGCGATATCGGAGTATGCGATGATCCCATGGATCGCCTTAACCTGGATGTTTGCGGTGCAGGCCTTGTTCGGCTTCATCGCCATGGGATTTGGGAACAAGACGGGTGCCTTCAACCGAATCAGCCTTTTTTCTGTGCTAATGCTGGTCTTTGCCTCGATTGCTGTAATTGAATTGGTGTTGAGGGTGCTGAAGCGCGATAGCGTCAAGCCGGTTGGTAAAGGGCGCGGCTTCAGTCTGAAGATTGCCGCGATTTATGGCGTCTATCTGGCGGCAGTCATATTAGCGGCAGTCTATTTGCACGATAAGCTGCCTGTTATTGAAGCAGCGCCATGGGTAAGCCTGGGGTTGTTCATCGTTGGCCTTCTCGGCCAGAAGTTTATTTTCATGCGAAATAATTCATGA
- a CDS encoding zinc ribbon domain-containing protein: MKFLQRIKDGAGKVTDKAQNAVEIGRFNTQINNIEREMGLYFQRMGEVFYEGYRNKDMSLAEKEMMDLAKTCDLLAEERDEIRCKIAELRNERLCSSCGKVVTEEALFCQYCGHKLGKANKPAQVRMEADEEESEAKNERLSDPLALLEEGALFSHLGQEEPARYEEAEPIDPEEEERRLRELERERERQEELDRRIRTWKENVKLTEHVAAAKESLRDEASCQICSATLVKGTKWCPHCGSEQI, translated from the coding sequence ATGAAATTTTTACAGCGGATTAAAGATGGTGCGGGCAAGGTAACCGATAAGGCGCAGAACGCGGTCGAAATCGGACGCTTTAACACGCAGATCAATAATATTGAGCGTGAAATGGGCTTATACTTTCAAAGAATGGGCGAAGTATTCTACGAAGGATACCGTAATAAAGACATGTCGTTAGCGGAGAAGGAAATGATGGATCTAGCGAAAACCTGTGATCTGCTCGCCGAAGAACGGGATGAGATCCGGTGCAAAATCGCTGAGCTTAGAAACGAGCGCCTGTGCTCTTCCTGCGGCAAAGTGGTTACGGAAGAGGCGCTATTCTGCCAATACTGCGGACATAAATTGGGTAAGGCGAATAAGCCGGCGCAGGTTCGCATGGAAGCGGACGAGGAGGAGTCTGAGGCTAAGAACGAGCGGCTCAGCGATCCGCTCGCCCTGCTGGAAGAAGGTGCGCTGTTCAGCCATCTCGGTCAAGAGGAACCTGCCCGGTATGAAGAGGCCGAGCCGATTGATCCCGAGGAGGAAGAACGGCGGCTGCGGGAGCTGGAGCGGGAGCGCGAGCGCCAGGAGGAGCTGGATCGCCGGATTAGAACATGGAAAGAGAATGTGAAGCTGACGGAGCATGTCGCGGCAGCGAAGGAATCTCTGCGAGACGAGGCGAGCTGCCAAATATGTTCGGCGACGCTGGTAAAGGGAACGAAATGGTGTCCGCACTGCGGCTCAGAGCAAATTTAA
- a CDS encoding glycosyltransferase, which translates to MLSGSPKVLIMYASYGEGHYQASKALEASFHRSGITDVELLDLMAEAHPLLNEMTKFVYMQSFKTMPLLYGWVYNATKDLQPDTSLLSVLNSLGMRKLEQAISSIEPDLIIHTFPQLAMPKLLKKTGLKLPLINIVTDFDLHGRWVHPGVDRYYVATEELMQDLVRRGIPAERVLVSGIPLKPDFGRSPNMATEQLCRLDPSRRTILIMAGAFGVMQGIRDICETLLAKDNYQVIAVCGRNKELHRKLDQELGQHPHFHLFGYISEIAQLMQLSHCIVTKPGGITLSEALVSRLPIFVYRPVPGQELNNALYLESKGIAHIANDPGTLIRQIDGLLLNEERLAHVYGEIDLVRRPEAAKTIVSDIIEQWFTPASSLAGSTSISLL; encoded by the coding sequence ATGCTCTCAGGCTCGCCCAAAGTATTGATTATGTATGCCAGCTATGGCGAGGGGCATTATCAGGCTTCCAAAGCCCTTGAAGCAAGCTTTCATCGGTCGGGGATTACGGACGTCGAACTGCTGGACTTGATGGCAGAGGCGCATCCTCTGCTGAACGAAATGACCAAGTTCGTATATATGCAGAGCTTCAAAACGATGCCATTACTCTATGGCTGGGTCTACAATGCCACAAAGGACCTGCAGCCGGATACATCTTTGTTGAGCGTACTCAATTCCCTCGGAATGAGGAAGCTTGAGCAGGCCATCTCCAGCATTGAGCCCGACCTTATCATTCATACTTTTCCCCAGTTGGCCATGCCGAAATTGCTGAAAAAAACGGGACTGAAGCTCCCCCTGATCAACATCGTTACCGATTTTGACCTGCACGGACGCTGGGTTCACCCTGGCGTGGATCGTTATTACGTAGCTACGGAGGAGTTGATGCAGGATCTCGTAAGACGCGGCATTCCGGCGGAACGGGTGCTGGTCAGCGGGATTCCGCTAAAGCCTGATTTCGGTCGCAGTCCCAATATGGCAACAGAGCAGCTCTGCCGGCTCGATCCCTCGAGGCGAACAATTCTGATCATGGCCGGGGCGTTCGGCGTCATGCAGGGCATCCGCGATATTTGCGAGACACTGCTCGCTAAAGACAACTATCAGGTCATCGCCGTCTGCGGAAGGAACAAAGAGCTCCACCGCAAGCTGGATCAGGAGCTCGGACAGCACCCGCACTTCCACCTGTTCGGCTATATTAGCGAAATAGCCCAGCTAATGCAGCTGAGCCATTGTATCGTAACGAAGCCGGGCGGAATTACGCTCTCAGAAGCGCTTGTCAGCCGTCTTCCCATCTTCGTGTACCGCCCTGTACCAGGCCAGGAGCTGAATAACGCCCTGTATTTAGAGAGCAAAGGAATCGCCCATATTGCGAACGATCCAGGCACCCTGATCCGCCAAATCGATGGGCTTCTCTTAAACGAGGAGCGGTTAGCCCATGTTTACGGGGAGATCGATCTTGTGCGCAGACCCGAGGCTGCCAAAACGATCGTCAGCGACATTATCGAGCAGTGGTTCACACCTGCCTCCTCGCTGGCCGGCAGCACGTCGATCTCCCTGCTGTAG